A stretch of DNA from Arthrobacter globiformis:
GGCTGACCCGCCCTGGTTGCCTGCCACCAGATGGTCGATGCCCCGGCGGAATACCGCGTCAAACCGCGAAGGCGACGTTTGGAGGCCGGTCTTCACCAGCGCGGCCCGGATGGCGGCAGCGGGTACGAGAGTGGCCCCACCATCAGGTTGTCGCGAACCTGCGAGGCCGAGGACCTGTCCGGTCGCACGATCGACAACCGGACCGCTCGCCACGCCGGCGAGCAGTGGCGCGGCGAGGTTTGTAGCGGACTGAATGCGGGCAGCTGTCGCGTCTACTTTGGTGGGAAGCTGAACGGGAGCCACTTTCGGGGTCGGGCGCTGCGTAAAGCCAAGCAGCATGCCGTCGACCTTAGACGCTGCGGCGGTCGGGGCGAGGCTGGCGGTTGGCGCAGCGCCACCCCCGCTGATTCGAAGAAGGGCCACGTCGTTGGGCTTAGACGGCGCGTTGAGCAGCTCGGCGACGACGTCTCCGGGCTTGGACGTGTATGTCCGCACGTGGTACTGCGCCACGCTGAAGAGGACGCAGTGCGTCACCTGCTTATAGCAGTGTTGAAGGTGTGGTCCCCAGTGAGCGTCCGGAGTGTAGCCCCGACGGGCGCGGTTCCCGTTGTTGCCGAGAATCGGTACGTGCATTTTTGAGGCAAAGAGCTCGTTTGCGGCGTATGCGGCGACGGTGTCCTTGTCGAGGGCGAGGCTCTCCCAAGTAGTCGCCACGATCCCGTCAGCAGAGAGCAGGATCCCGGTGGCGGACCGCAACGGCACTATGGACCGGCCCCGGGCGATTTCCACCTCCCCGCTGGAGTGGTCAATGTGTGCGATCTCCGCCACTGCCACGAGCTCGATCCGGACCAGGGCCGCCTTGGATCCCTCCATGCCGCTTTGCATAGTTGGCGTTGGCGATGGCGTTGGCGATGGGGCGGGGCTACTGGCGCCGGTCAGGCCTGCCGCGATGACGACGGCAAGCAATACTTTGAGCAGCAAATCGAGCGAGTGCACGACAGGAAGTCGGAGCACGGTTTCTCTGTTCAAGTCCACAGTTTCCATTGGCACGCGCCTCGTTCCATTGACGGTCAGGGTGACCCGGACCGTATGGTGAGACCGCTAGATGAAACTATAGGGGTGAGGCTAGCACGCGCCGCAGTGCACCGGAAGATGCTGCGTGGACTCATGCGAAAGGTCCGCGTAGCGGGATACGTTGCCTCATTGGAAAAGGTCCGGGAAGAGGCAAGGCGCGGACATCCTTGAGGGGGACTGACGATAAGCCAGCGCAA
This window harbors:
- a CDS encoding zinc ribbon domain-containing protein produces the protein MEGSKAALVRIELVAVAEIAHIDHSSGEVEIARGRSIVPLRSATGILLSADGIVATTWESLALDKDTVAAYAANELFASKMHVPILGNNGNRARRGYTPDAHWGPHLQHCYKQVTHCVLFSVAQYHVRTYTSKPGDVVAELLNAPSKPNDVALLRISGGGAAPTASLAPTAAASKVDGMLLGFTQRPTPKVAPVQLPTKVDATAARIQSATNLAAPLLAGVASGPVVDRATGQVLGLAGSRQPDGGATLVPAAAIRAALVKTGLQTSPSRFDAVFRRGIDHLVAGNQGGSAESALEESLTYFDSALATNRLAEARALGAKQASKGQAQAAGDKETATSSPGALVPVLLGALLLAVIGGAMVLVRRRAASATASAASGSRPAASHPPASGALRAAPQASDHSRASVERTELTKAAGDNDRHASRGSSHSVRTDAGEHHSPAQPQARTHFATPPAPGSDSNTHASAQPGAGETRFAGPLAPRAVGGAVGEVAAFCFRCGRQVQPEWRFCVSCGQRMG